Proteins encoded in a region of the Poecile atricapillus isolate bPoeAtr1 chromosome 26, bPoeAtr1.hap1, whole genome shotgun sequence genome:
- the RPS18 gene encoding small ribosomal subunit protein uS13 — MSLVIPEKFQHILRVLNTNIDGRRKIAFAITAIKGVGRRYAHVVLRKADIDLTKRAGELTEDEVERVITIMQNPRQYKIPDWFLNRQKDVKDGKYSQVLANGLDNKLREDLERLKKIRAHRGLRHFWGLRVRGQHTKTTGRRGRTVGVSKKK; from the exons ATG TCGCTGGTGATCCCCGAGAAGTTCCAGCACATTCTGCGGGTGCTCAACACCAACATCGACGGGCGCCGCAAGATCGCCTTCGCCATCACCGCCATCAAg GGCGTGGGGCGGCGCTACGCTCACGTGGTGCTGCGCAAAGCCGACATCGACCTGACCAAACGCGCCGGGGAGCTCACCGAGGATGAG GTGGAAAGGGTGATCACCATCATGCAGAACCCCCGGCAGTACAAAATTCCCGACTGGTTCCTCAACCGGCAGAAAGACGTCAAGGACGGAAAATATTCCCAG gtTTTGGCCAACGGCCTGGACAACAAACTCCGCGAGGACCTGGAGCGCCTCAAGAAGATCCGAGCCCACCGCGGCCTGCGCCACTTTTGGGG GTTGAGGGTGAGGGGTCAGCACACCAAGACCACCGGGCGCCGCGGGAGGACCGTGGGAGTGTCCAagaaaaaatga